A genomic segment from Bradyrhizobium diazoefficiens USDA 110 encodes:
- a CDS encoding ABC transporter permease: MSAAAEPFVRPNAAALSLRYALRELRGGLRGFYVFIACIALGVMAIAGVGSVSASLSDGLAREGRTLLGGDVSFVLFQREAKPEEVAFLRSRGTVSTAATLRGMARSADGQLALVEMKAVDDTYPMLGQLTLAPQLAMSDILAERDGAFGAAADPTLLARLSLKTGDRVTIGSATFQIRSTVEAEPDKLAGGIGFGPRFLISEAGLRATGLIQPGSLVRWVYRVKLPDTANNERATDAFIADARNAAPQAGWEVRSRSNASPQLERNISRFTQFLTLVGLAALLVGGVGVANAVKSHIDRKLEVIAAFKAVGATGRDVFGIYLAQVILLAAIGSVIGLALGAAMPFAIVGLFGKLLPLPVVPAVHADELALSFVYGLLTALAFGLWPLGRVHDVPVAALFRDTISSEWHRPRWSYLVFMGVVIALLVAVVIGLSFDKRIAAVFVASSVVVFALLRGIAALLMTIARRMPRTRLPMLRLAIANIHRPGALTPSVVLSLGLGLAVLVTITQIDGNLRRQFLAALPDQAPSFFFIDIPSTQAAQFDGYLRQIAPGAKVEDVPMLRGRIVAARGVRAEELKPTTDSEWVLQSDRGLTYTGELPKGSKVVEGEWWSADYSGPPLVSMEKKIADGLGLKLGDEVVVNVLGRDIPAKISNLRNIDWQGLGINFVLVFSPNAFKGAPHTHIATLTEAGSNAEGDGRIIKQVADTYPMVTSVRVREVMETVGSVVTNLALAIRGASAVTLISAILVLGGALAAGHRHRVYDAVILKTLGATRLRLLGAYALEYLLIGLATAVFGVIAGSIAAWMIVTRLMTLSFVWQAGSAAGVVVAALVVTVGLGLAGTLLALNKKPATVLRNL; this comes from the coding sequence ATGAGCGCCGCGGCCGAACCGTTCGTGCGGCCCAACGCCGCCGCGTTGTCGCTGCGCTACGCCTTACGCGAATTGCGCGGAGGCCTGCGCGGCTTCTACGTCTTCATCGCCTGCATCGCGCTCGGCGTGATGGCGATTGCCGGCGTCGGCTCGGTGTCCGCGAGCCTCTCCGACGGCCTCGCCCGCGAAGGCCGCACGCTGCTCGGCGGCGACGTCTCCTTCGTGCTGTTCCAGCGCGAGGCCAAGCCCGAGGAAGTCGCCTTCCTGCGTTCGCGCGGCACCGTCTCGACCGCCGCGACCCTGCGCGGCATGGCGCGCTCGGCCGACGGCCAGCTCGCGCTGGTCGAGATGAAGGCGGTCGACGACACCTATCCGATGCTCGGCCAATTGACGCTGGCGCCACAGCTAGCGATGTCCGACATCCTTGCGGAGCGAGACGGCGCGTTCGGCGCGGCTGCCGATCCGACGCTGCTGGCGCGGCTCTCGCTCAAGACCGGCGACCGCGTCACCATCGGCTCGGCCACCTTCCAGATCCGCAGCACGGTCGAAGCCGAGCCCGACAAGCTCGCCGGCGGCATCGGCTTCGGCCCGCGCTTCCTGATCAGCGAGGCGGGCCTGCGGGCCACCGGCCTGATCCAGCCCGGCAGCCTGGTGCGCTGGGTCTACCGGGTGAAGCTGCCCGATACCGCCAACAACGAGCGCGCGACCGACGCCTTCATCGCCGATGCGCGCAACGCCGCGCCGCAGGCCGGCTGGGAAGTCCGCAGCCGCTCCAACGCCTCGCCGCAGCTCGAGCGCAACATCAGCCGCTTCACGCAGTTCCTGACGCTGGTCGGCCTCGCCGCGCTGCTGGTCGGCGGCGTCGGCGTCGCCAACGCGGTGAAGAGCCATATCGACCGGAAGCTCGAGGTGATCGCGGCCTTCAAGGCCGTCGGCGCCACGGGCCGCGACGTGTTCGGCATCTATCTCGCCCAGGTCATCCTGCTGGCCGCGATCGGGTCCGTGATCGGGCTCGCGCTCGGCGCCGCCATGCCCTTCGCCATCGTCGGTCTGTTCGGCAAGTTGCTGCCGCTGCCGGTGGTGCCGGCCGTGCATGCCGACGAGCTCGCGCTGTCCTTCGTCTACGGCCTTTTGACCGCGCTCGCCTTCGGCCTGTGGCCGCTCGGACGGGTGCACGACGTGCCGGTCGCCGCACTGTTCCGCGACACCATCAGCTCCGAATGGCACCGGCCGCGCTGGAGCTATCTCGTGTTCATGGGCGTCGTGATCGCCCTGCTCGTCGCGGTCGTGATCGGCCTGTCCTTCGACAAGCGCATCGCGGCGGTGTTCGTGGCCTCCTCGGTCGTCGTGTTCGCGTTGCTGCGCGGCATCGCCGCCCTGCTGATGACGATCGCGCGGCGGATGCCGCGGACGCGGCTGCCGATGCTGCGGCTCGCGATCGCCAACATCCACCGGCCGGGCGCGCTGACGCCCTCGGTCGTGCTGTCGCTCGGCCTCGGGCTCGCCGTGCTCGTCACCATCACCCAGATCGACGGCAATCTGCGCCGGCAGTTCCTCGCGGCCCTGCCGGACCAGGCGCCGTCGTTCTTCTTCATCGACATTCCGAGCACGCAGGCGGCGCAGTTCGACGGCTATCTGCGCCAGATCGCGCCCGGCGCCAAGGTCGAGGACGTGCCGATGCTGCGCGGGCGCATCGTCGCCGCACGCGGCGTCCGCGCCGAAGAGCTCAAGCCGACGACCGATTCCGAGTGGGTGCTGCAAAGCGACCGCGGCCTCACCTATACCGGCGAGCTGCCGAAGGGCTCCAAGGTGGTCGAGGGCGAGTGGTGGAGCGCCGACTATTCCGGCCCGCCGCTGGTCTCGATGGAGAAGAAGATCGCCGACGGGCTCGGCCTCAAGCTCGGCGACGAGGTCGTGGTCAACGTGCTCGGCCGCGACATCCCGGCGAAGATCAGCAATCTGCGCAACATCGACTGGCAGGGGCTCGGCATCAATTTCGTCCTGGTGTTCTCGCCGAACGCCTTCAAGGGCGCGCCGCATACCCATATCGCGACGCTGACGGAAGCCGGCAGCAATGCCGAAGGCGACGGCAGGATCATCAAGCAGGTGGCCGACACCTACCCGATGGTGACGAGCGTGCGCGTGCGCGAGGTGATGGAGACGGTCGGCTCGGTCGTGACCAATCTTGCGCTGGCGATCCGCGGCGCGAGCGCCGTGACCCTGATCTCGGCGATCCTGGTGCTGGGCGGGGCGCTCGCGGCCGGCCATCGCCACCGGGTCTACGATGCGGTGATCCTGAAGACGCTGGGCGCGACGCGGCTGCGGCTGCTCGGCGCCTATGCGCTCGAATACCTCCTGATCGGGCTCGCCACCGCGGTCTTCGGCGTGATCGCCGGCAGCATCGCCGCCTGGATGATCGTGACGCGGCTGATGACGCTCAGCTTCGTCTGGCAGGCCGGCAGCGCGGCCGGCGTGGTCGTGGCCGCCCTGGTCGTCACCGTCGGGCTAGGGCTCGCCGGCACGCTCCTGGCGTTGAACAAAAAGCCCGCCACGGTGTTGCGGAATTTGTGA
- the acnA gene encoding aconitate hydratase AcnA, which yields MTSLDSFKCKKTLKVGAKTYVYYSLPTAEKNGLKGISKLPYSMKVLLENLLRNEDGRSVKKADIVAVSKWLRKKSLEHEIAFRPARVLMQDFTGVPAVVDLAAMRNAMQKLGGDAEKINPLVPVDLVIDHSVIVNFFGDNKAFAKNVTEEYKQNQERYEFLKWGQAAFSNFSVVPPGTGICHQVNLEYLSQTVWTKKEKMTVGKKTGTFEVAYPDSLVGTDSHTTMVNGLAVLGWGVGGIEAEACMLGQPLSMLLPNVVGFKLKGAMKEGVTATDLVLTVTQMLRKLGVVGKFVEFFGPGLDHLSVADKATIANMAPEYGATCGFFPVDAAAIDYLKTSGRAAPRVALVQAYAKAQGLFRTAKSADPVFTETLTLDLADVVPSMAGPKRPEGRIALPSVAEGFSVALANEYKKTEEPAKRFAVEGKKYEIGHGDVVIAAITSCTNTSNPSVLIGAGLLARNAAAKGLKAKPWVKTSLAPGSQVVAAYLADSGLQAHLDKVGFNLVGFGCTTCIGNSGPLPEEISKSINDNGIVAAAVLSGNRNFEGRVSPDVQANYLASPPLVVAHALAGSVTKNLAVEPLGEGKDGKPVYLKDIWPTSKEINAFMKKFVTASIFKKKYADVFKGDTNWRKIKTVESETYRWNMSSTYVQNPPYFEGMKKEPEPVTDIVEARILAMFGDKITTDHISPAGSIKLTSPAGKYLSEHQVRPADFNQYGTRRGNHEVMMRGTFANIRIKNFMLKGADGNIPEGGLTKHWPDGEQMSIYDAAMKYQQEQVPLVVFAGAEYGNGSSRDWAAKGTRLLGVRAVICQSFERIHRSNLVGMGVLPLTFEEGTSWSSLGLKGDEKVTLRGLVGDLKPRQKLTAEIVSGDGSLQRVSLLCRIDTLDELDYYRNGGILHYVLRKLAA from the coding sequence ATGACCTCGCTCGACAGCTTCAAATGCAAAAAGACCCTTAAGGTCGGCGCCAAGACCTATGTCTATTACAGCCTGCCCACGGCCGAGAAGAATGGTCTGAAGGGAATTTCGAAACTCCCCTATTCGATGAAGGTCCTGCTCGAGAACCTCCTGCGCAATGAGGACGGCCGCTCGGTCAAGAAGGCGGACATCGTCGCGGTGTCCAAATGGCTGCGCAAGAAGTCGCTGGAGCACGAGATCGCGTTCCGCCCGGCGCGCGTGCTGATGCAGGACTTCACCGGCGTGCCCGCGGTGGTCGATCTCGCCGCGATGCGCAACGCGATGCAGAAGCTCGGCGGCGATGCCGAGAAGATCAACCCGCTGGTGCCGGTCGATCTCGTCATCGACCATTCCGTGATCGTGAACTTCTTCGGCGACAACAAGGCCTTCGCCAAGAACGTCACCGAGGAATACAAGCAGAACCAGGAGCGCTACGAGTTCCTGAAGTGGGGCCAGGCGGCGTTCTCGAACTTCTCCGTCGTGCCGCCCGGCACCGGCATCTGCCACCAGGTCAATCTCGAATATCTCTCCCAGACGGTCTGGACCAAGAAGGAGAAGATGACGGTCGGCAAGAAGACCGGCACCTTCGAGGTCGCCTATCCCGACTCGCTGGTCGGCACCGATTCCCACACCACGATGGTCAACGGTCTCGCCGTGCTCGGCTGGGGCGTCGGCGGCATTGAGGCGGAAGCCTGCATGCTCGGCCAGCCGCTGTCGATGCTGCTGCCTAACGTCGTCGGCTTCAAGCTGAAGGGCGCGATGAAGGAAGGCGTCACCGCGACCGACCTCGTGCTGACCGTGACGCAGATGCTGCGCAAGCTCGGCGTCGTCGGCAAGTTCGTCGAGTTCTTCGGCCCCGGCCTCGATCATCTCTCCGTCGCCGACAAGGCGACCATCGCCAACATGGCGCCCGAATATGGCGCGACCTGCGGCTTCTTCCCGGTCGACGCCGCGGCGATCGACTACCTCAAGACCTCCGGCCGCGCCGCACCGCGCGTTGCGCTGGTGCAGGCCTATGCCAAGGCGCAGGGGCTGTTCCGCACCGCCAAGTCGGCCGATCCGGTGTTCACGGAAACGCTGACGCTCGACCTCGCCGACGTCGTGCCGTCGATGGCCGGTCCGAAGCGTCCCGAAGGCCGCATCGCGCTGCCGTCGGTCGCGGAAGGCTTCTCGGTCGCGCTCGCCAATGAGTACAAGAAGACCGAAGAGCCGGCGAAGCGCTTTGCCGTCGAAGGCAAGAAGTACGAGATCGGCCATGGCGACGTCGTGATCGCGGCGATCACCTCCTGCACCAACACCTCGAACCCGAGCGTGCTGATCGGCGCCGGGCTCCTGGCCCGCAATGCCGCGGCGAAGGGCCTCAAGGCCAAGCCGTGGGTGAAGACCTCGCTTGCCCCGGGCAGCCAGGTGGTCGCGGCCTATCTCGCCGATTCCGGCCTCCAGGCCCACCTCGACAAGGTCGGCTTCAACCTGGTCGGCTTCGGCTGCACCACCTGCATCGGCAATTCCGGTCCGCTGCCGGAGGAGATCTCGAAGTCGATCAACGACAACGGCATCGTTGCCGCCGCCGTGCTCTCCGGTAACCGCAACTTCGAAGGCCGCGTCTCGCCGGACGTGCAGGCGAACTATCTGGCCTCGCCGCCGCTGGTCGTCGCTCACGCGCTCGCGGGTAGCGTGACCAAGAACCTCGCCGTCGAGCCGCTCGGTGAAGGCAAGGACGGCAAGCCGGTGTACCTCAAGGACATCTGGCCGACGTCGAAGGAGATCAACGCCTTCATGAAGAAGTTCGTGACCGCGTCGATCTTCAAGAAGAAGTATGCCGACGTGTTCAAGGGCGACACCAACTGGCGCAAGATCAAGACCGTCGAGAGCGAGACCTATCGCTGGAACATGAGCTCGACCTACGTGCAGAACCCGCCCTACTTCGAAGGCATGAAGAAGGAGCCGGAGCCGGTCACCGACATCGTCGAGGCGCGCATCCTCGCCATGTTCGGCGACAAGATCACCACCGACCACATCTCGCCGGCCGGTTCGATCAAGCTCACCTCGCCCGCGGGCAAGTATCTCAGCGAGCACCAGGTGCGTCCCGCCGACTTCAACCAGTACGGCACCCGGCGCGGCAACCATGAAGTGATGATGCGCGGCACCTTCGCCAACATCCGCATCAAGAACTTCATGCTCAAGGGCGCCGACGGCAACATCCCGGAAGGCGGCCTCACCAAGCACTGGCCCGACGGCGAGCAGATGTCGATCTACGACGCCGCGATGAAGTACCAGCAGGAGCAGGTGCCGCTGGTGGTGTTCGCCGGCGCCGAATACGGCAACGGCTCCTCGCGCGACTGGGCTGCAAAGGGCACGCGCCTGCTCGGCGTGCGCGCGGTGATCTGCCAGAGCTTCGAGCGCATCCATCGCTCCAATCTTGTCGGTATGGGCGTGTTGCCGCTGACCTTCGAGGAAGGCACCTCCTGGTCGTCGCTCGGCCTGAAGGGCGACGAGAAGGTCACGCTGCGTGGTCTCGTCGGCGATCTGAAGCCGCGCCAGAAGCTGACCGCGGAGATCGTCTCCGGCGACGGTTCGTTGCAGCGCGTTTCGCTGCTTTGCCGCATCGATACGCTGGACGAACTCGACTACTACCGGAACGGCGGCATCCTGCACTACGTGCTGCGCAAGCTCGCGGCTTAA
- a CDS encoding DUF2794 domain-containing protein: MSLTSEDADPSEQRAAARPPAANAQPNQVTFNRLELRRILNLYGRMVADGEWRDYAIDFLKDRAVFSVYRRASEVPIYRIEKDPRLARKQGMYSVISATGLILRRGHELERVLLVIDRKLAVV; encoded by the coding sequence ATGAGTCTGACGTCGGAGGATGCCGATCCGAGCGAGCAGCGCGCGGCGGCGCGTCCCCCCGCTGCGAATGCGCAGCCGAACCAGGTGACCTTCAACCGGCTCGAGCTGCGCCGAATTCTCAATCTCTACGGCCGCATGGTCGCCGACGGCGAGTGGCGCGACTATGCCATCGACTTCCTGAAGGACCGTGCGGTGTTCTCGGTCTATCGCCGCGCCTCGGAAGTGCCGATCTATCGCATCGAGAAGGACCCGCGCCTCGCGCGCAAGCAGGGCATGTACAGCGTGATCTCGGCGACCGGCCTGATCCTGCGCCGCGGCCACGAGCTCGAGCGCGTGCTGCTGGTGATCGATCGCAAGCTGGCCGTGGTGTAG
- a CDS encoding Bax inhibitor-1/YccA family protein: MSDLDRNYASPFGRAAGRVDAATVDAGLRAYMLRIYNYMSIGLAITGLAALGVYMAAVTDVPTPEAVRVGKLFLTPFGYAMFVSPLKWLFMLAPLAMVFVISAGINRLAPSTAQILFWVFSALMGISLSSIFLVFTHTSIVRVFFITAATFGALSLYGYTTKRDLTGMGSFLFMGLIGIIIASLVNLFLASSMLQFIVSVVGVLVFAGLTAWDTQRLKNDYIYGYAAAGGDIAERAAITGALSLYLNFINLFTLLLQLLGQRD, encoded by the coding sequence ATGTCGGACCTAGACCGTAACTACGCTTCTCCTTTCGGCAGGGCCGCCGGGCGTGTTGACGCCGCGACGGTCGATGCCGGCCTGCGCGCCTACATGCTGCGCATATACAACTACATGAGCATTGGCCTCGCCATCACGGGCCTTGCCGCACTCGGCGTCTACATGGCCGCCGTGACCGACGTTCCGACCCCGGAAGCCGTCCGCGTCGGCAAGCTGTTCCTGACGCCGTTCGGCTATGCGATGTTCGTCAGCCCCCTGAAGTGGCTGTTCATGCTCGCGCCGCTCGCCATGGTGTTCGTGATCTCCGCTGGCATCAACCGTCTGGCGCCCTCGACCGCCCAGATCCTGTTCTGGGTGTTCTCGGCGCTGATGGGCATCTCGCTGTCGTCGATCTTCCTGGTGTTCACGCACACCTCGATCGTGCGGGTGTTCTTCATCACCGCGGCGACCTTCGGTGCGCTCAGCCTCTACGGCTACACCACCAAGCGTGACCTGACCGGGATGGGCTCGTTCCTGTTCATGGGCCTGATCGGCATCATCATCGCGAGCTTGGTGAACCTGTTCCTGGCGAGCTCGATGCTGCAGTTCATCGTGTCCGTGGTCGGCGTGCTGGTGTTCGCGGGCCTCACCGCCTGGGATACCCAGCGGCTGAAGAACGACTACATCTACGGCTACGCTGCGGCCGGCGGTGACATCGCAGAGCGTGCGGCCATCACCGGCGCGCTGTCGCTGTACCTGAACTTCATCAACCTGTTCACGCTGCTCCTGCAGCTCCTCGGCCAGCGCGATTAA
- the zapE gene encoding cell division protein ZapE translates to MLSTPSSQFREAYQAQIADGAIEPDAAQAEVAEAYAALDQRLGSYKPQRKQGLLSRLFSSDKDEAPHGLYIHGEVGRGKTMLMDLFFQHSSVEHKHRAHFHEFMADVHERIYDYRQSIARGEIADGDVIALTANAIFEESWLLCFDEFHVTDIADAMILGRLFAKLFELGTVVVATSNVAPEDLYKGGLNRSLFLPFIKQITDHMDVARLDARTDFRLEKLQGVPMWLTPADGDADAVLDRAWSRMSGSAKCKSRDISIKGRILHVPCSAHGVARFSFTDLCEKPLGASDYLRLAHDYHTILVDHIPVMDFSQRNAAKRFITLIDTLYDNAVKLMASADANPISLYLADEGNEANEFKRTASRLIEMSSESYLALPHGRKDSTASGSTKGLVET, encoded by the coding sequence ATGCTCTCGACCCCCAGTTCCCAATTCCGCGAGGCCTATCAGGCCCAGATCGCCGACGGCGCGATCGAGCCCGATGCCGCGCAGGCCGAAGTCGCCGAAGCCTATGCGGCGCTCGACCAGCGGCTCGGCAGCTACAAGCCGCAGCGCAAGCAGGGCCTGCTCAGCCGTCTGTTCAGCAGCGACAAGGACGAGGCGCCGCACGGGCTCTACATCCATGGCGAGGTCGGCCGCGGCAAGACCATGCTGATGGACCTGTTCTTCCAGCACTCCTCGGTCGAGCACAAGCACCGCGCGCATTTCCACGAGTTCATGGCCGATGTGCACGAACGCATCTACGACTATCGCCAGAGCATCGCGCGCGGCGAGATCGCCGACGGCGACGTCATCGCGCTGACCGCGAACGCGATCTTCGAGGAGAGCTGGCTGCTCTGCTTCGACGAATTCCACGTCACCGACATCGCGGACGCGATGATCCTCGGCCGCCTGTTCGCAAAGCTGTTCGAGCTCGGCACCGTGGTGGTCGCAACCTCCAACGTCGCGCCCGAGGATCTCTACAAGGGCGGCCTCAACCGTTCGCTGTTCCTGCCCTTCATCAAGCAGATCACCGACCACATGGACGTGGCGCGGCTCGATGCGCGCACCGACTTCCGGCTGGAGAAGCTTCAGGGCGTGCCGATGTGGCTGACGCCGGCCGATGGCGATGCGGACGCAGTCCTCGACCGCGCCTGGTCGCGGATGAGCGGCAGCGCCAAATGCAAGTCGCGCGATATTTCGATCAAGGGCCGCATCCTGCACGTGCCGTGCTCGGCCCATGGCGTGGCGCGGTTCTCGTTCACCGATCTCTGCGAGAAGCCGCTCGGCGCATCGGATTACCTCAGGCTCGCGCACGACTATCACACCATCCTGGTCGACCATATTCCAGTGATGGACTTCTCCCAGCGCAACGCCGCCAAGCGCTTCATCACGCTGATCGATACGCTCTATGACAATGCCGTGAAGCTGATGGCCTCGGCCGACGCCAACCCGATCTCGCTGTACCTCGCCGACGAGGGCAACGAGGCCAACGAGTTCAAGCGGACCGCCTCGCGGCTGATCGAAATGAGCTCGGAATCCTATCTGGCGCTGCCTCACGGCCGCAAGGATTCCACCGC
- a CDS encoding ABC transporter ATP-binding protein — translation MDTRIESSSLAGTTPDTIAISNVNLSLGTGAARVHILKDISLRVASGETIGLIGPSGSGKSTLLMVMAGLERPDSGEVVVNGTPFNALDEDALARFRGRQVGIVFQSFHLIPTMTALENVAVPLELAGNPDAAKRAAQELQSVGLGDRLHHYPTQLSGGEQQRVALARALAPDPAILVADEPTGNLDEATGKQIVDLLFTKHAERGMTLVLVTHDSSLAHRCDRVIRLRSGRIDTQSAPA, via the coding sequence ATGGACACTCGCATCGAATCCTCTTCGCTCGCCGGCACCACGCCGGACACCATCGCCATCTCCAACGTCAATCTCTCATTGGGTACGGGCGCGGCACGCGTTCACATCCTCAAGGATATCAGCTTGCGGGTCGCCTCGGGCGAGACGATTGGCCTGATCGGCCCGTCAGGCTCGGGCAAATCGACGCTACTGATGGTGATGGCGGGGCTGGAGCGTCCTGATAGCGGAGAGGTGGTGGTGAACGGCACGCCTTTCAATGCCCTCGACGAGGACGCGCTCGCCCGCTTCCGCGGCCGCCAGGTCGGCATCGTCTTCCAGTCCTTCCATCTGATCCCGACCATGACGGCGCTGGAGAACGTCGCCGTGCCGCTCGAGCTTGCCGGCAATCCCGACGCCGCGAAACGCGCGGCGCAGGAGCTGCAATCGGTCGGGCTCGGCGACCGCCTGCATCATTATCCGACGCAGCTTTCCGGCGGCGAGCAGCAGCGCGTCGCGCTCGCGCGCGCGCTGGCGCCCGATCCCGCGATCCTCGTCGCCGACGAGCCGACCGGCAATCTCGACGAGGCGACGGGAAAACAGATCGTCGACCTGCTCTTCACCAAGCATGCCGAGCGCGGCATGACCCTGGTGCTGGTCACGCACGATTCCTCGCTCGCGCATCGCTGCGATCGCGTCATCCGCCTGCGCTCCGGGCGCATCGACACGCAGTCTGCGCCGGCATGA
- a CDS encoding GNAT family N-acetyltransferase — MSAPEIRPTLEADLPAITAIYQQAVRVGTATFELEPPDLAEMTRRYRALVDGGYPYFVAILDGRVAGYAYAGVYRPRPAYRFTVENSIYLDPSFHRRGVGSLLLERLIAECEARGFRQMIAVIGDSANAGSIGVHTKGGFRMIGTHPNVGLKFGRWLDTVMMQRELGEGASTVPGK, encoded by the coding sequence ATGTCCGCACCTGAAATCAGGCCCACCCTTGAGGCCGACCTCCCCGCCATCACCGCCATCTACCAGCAGGCTGTCCGCGTGGGCACGGCGACGTTCGAGCTGGAGCCGCCGGATCTTGCCGAGATGACGCGGCGCTACCGCGCGCTGGTCGACGGCGGCTATCCCTATTTCGTCGCCATCCTCGACGGCCGCGTTGCCGGCTACGCCTATGCCGGCGTCTACCGGCCGCGGCCGGCCTATCGCTTCACGGTCGAGAACTCGATCTATCTCGACCCCTCCTTCCACCGCCGCGGCGTCGGCTCGTTGCTGCTGGAGCGGCTGATCGCCGAGTGCGAGGCGCGCGGCTTCCGCCAGATGATCGCGGTGATCGGCGATTCCGCCAATGCCGGCTCGATCGGCGTGCACACCAAGGGCGGCTTCAGGATGATCGGCACGCATCCCAATGTCGGGCTGAAATTCGGCCGCTGGCTCGACACGGTGATGATGCAGCGCGAGCTCGGCGAGGGCGCCAGCACGGTGCCGGGGAAGTAA
- a CDS encoding arylesterase, translated as MHIAVLMLAVMTIATNASAQAQPAAQPIKLVVLGDSLSAGLGLPAQEAFPTKLQKALQTKGIEVGMTNAGVSGDTASGGRDRLDWSVPEGTEGVIVELGANDALRGIDPGLTRAALTDIVQRLKARGIPVMLCGMLAPPNYGADYAARFNSIYPDLAKQFDVPLYPFFLDGVAADAKLNQADGIHPTAAGVDIIVGNMMPTVEAFLRNISEQRR; from the coding sequence ATGCACATAGCCGTGTTGATGCTCGCCGTGATGACAATTGCGACAAATGCGTCGGCACAGGCCCAGCCGGCCGCCCAACCGATCAAGCTGGTGGTCCTCGGCGATTCCTTGAGCGCCGGCCTCGGCCTCCCGGCACAGGAGGCATTCCCCACGAAACTTCAAAAAGCCTTGCAGACCAAAGGCATAGAGGTCGGCATGACCAATGCCGGGGTGTCCGGCGACACCGCCTCCGGCGGCCGCGACCGGCTCGACTGGTCGGTGCCCGAGGGAACCGAGGGGGTGATCGTCGAGCTCGGCGCCAACGACGCGCTGCGCGGCATCGATCCCGGCCTGACGCGCGCCGCGCTGACCGACATCGTCCAGCGGCTGAAGGCACGCGGGATTCCAGTCATGCTGTGCGGCATGCTGGCGCCGCCGAATTACGGTGCCGACTACGCCGCGCGCTTCAATTCGATTTATCCGGATCTTGCGAAACAATTCGACGTGCCGCTCTATCCGTTCTTTCTCGACGGCGTTGCGGCCGACGCCAAGCTCAACCAGGCCGACGGCATCCACCCGACCGCGGCGGGCGTCGACATCATCGTCGGCAACATGATGCCCACGGTGGAGGCATTCCTGCGCAACATAAGCGAGCAACGCCGTTGA
- the thpR gene encoding RNA 2',3'-cyclic phosphodiesterase — protein sequence MPRLFTGLEIPAEIGQTLSNLRGGLPGARWIDPENYHVTLRFIGDIDGVSANEIASMLFRVNRKPFEVKVQGLTSFGGRKPRAVVATIAPSKPLIELQAELERMMQRIGLNPEGRKFIPHVTLARLHDATDRDVADYLSLRGYFPSKAFMAERFVLFSSRASTGGGPYVVEDAYELCE from the coding sequence ATGCCGCGTTTGTTCACTGGTCTGGAAATCCCGGCCGAGATCGGCCAGACGCTTTCCAACTTGAGGGGCGGCCTTCCCGGCGCCCGCTGGATCGATCCCGAAAATTATCACGTCACCTTGCGCTTCATCGGCGATATCGACGGCGTCTCCGCCAACGAGATCGCCTCGATGCTGTTTCGCGTCAACCGCAAACCGTTCGAGGTGAAGGTGCAGGGGCTGACGAGCTTCGGCGGCCGCAAGCCGCGCGCGGTGGTCGCCACCATCGCGCCGAGCAAGCCGCTGATCGAATTGCAGGCCGAGCTCGAGCGGATGATGCAGCGGATCGGCCTTAATCCGGAGGGACGCAAGTTCATCCCGCACGTCACGCTGGCGCGACTGCACGACGCCACCGACCGTGACGTCGCCGACTATCTGTCGCTGCGCGGCTACTTCCCGAGCAAGGCGTTCATGGCCGAACGTTTTGTCTTGTTCTCGTCCCGTGCATCGACCGGCGGCGGACCGTATGTGGTCGAGGACGCCTACGAGCTGTGTGAGTAG
- a CDS encoding DUF1223 domain-containing protein: MTAMTASHLISRWSGAFWSGALGICAIVAVIRPAEADPRAVVELFTSQGCSSCPPADKIIGDLSSDPSIIALSMPIDYWDYLGWKDTLADSRFSARQRAYSRMRGDREVYTPQVVVNGSTHVVGSDRAGIESAIGKTDKGMGVMSVPVTMSLSGKQINVSVAASKEPAISHGEVWICSIAKSVPIAIAKGENRGQQITYHNVVRNLLKVGDWNGRPESWTVPIENLTRDGVDGAVVYVQDGSREKPGPMLGAAYTSLH; encoded by the coding sequence ATGACAGCAATGACGGCTTCTCATCTGATTTCACGTTGGTCCGGTGCCTTCTGGTCGGGAGCACTCGGCATCTGTGCGATCGTCGCCGTCATCCGTCCCGCTGAGGCTGATCCCCGCGCCGTGGTTGAGCTCTTCACCTCGCAGGGCTGCTCCTCCTGCCCGCCCGCCGACAAGATCATCGGCGATCTCTCCAGCGATCCCTCGATCATCGCGCTGAGCATGCCGATCGATTATTGGGATTATCTCGGCTGGAAGGACACGCTGGCGGATTCGCGCTTCTCGGCGCGGCAGCGCGCTTATTCGCGCATGCGCGGCGACCGCGAGGTCTACACCCCGCAGGTCGTGGTGAACGGCTCGACGCATGTCGTCGGCAGTGATCGTGCCGGCATCGAGAGTGCGATCGGCAAGACCGACAAAGGCATGGGCGTGATGAGCGTGCCGGTGACGATGTCGCTCTCGGGCAAGCAGATCAACGTGTCGGTGGCCGCGAGCAAGGAGCCGGCGATCTCGCACGGCGAAGTCTGGATCTGCTCGATTGCGAAGTCAGTGCCGATCGCGATCGCCAAAGGCGAAAATCGCGGACAGCAGATCACCTATCACAACGTGGTGCGCAACCTGCTCAAGGTCGGCGACTGGAACGGTCGTCCGGAAAGCTGGACGGTGCCGATCGAGAACCTCACGCGCGACGGCGTCGATGGCGCGGTGGTCTATGTCCAGGACGGCAGCCGCGAGAAACCCGGCCCGATGCTGGGCGCGGCATACACGTCGCTGCACTGA